One region of Streptomyces rishiriensis genomic DNA includes:
- a CDS encoding aspartate carbamoyltransferase catalytic subunit has protein sequence MQRHLISAADLTRDDAVLILDTAEEMARVADRPIKKLPTLRGRTIVNLFFEDSTRTRISFEAAEKRLSADVINFSAKGSSVSKGESLKDTAQTLEAMGVDAVVIRHGASGAPYRLATSGWIDAVVVNAGDGTHQHPTQALLDAFTMRRRLVGRDAGLGQDLAGKRITIVGDVLHSRVARSNVDLLHTLGAEVTLVAPPTLVPVGIETWPCEVSYDLDSTLPKSDAVMMLRVQRERMNAAFFPTEREYSRRYGLDGDRMARMPEHAIVMHPGPMVRGMEITAEVADSERCTVVEQVANGVSIRMAVLYLLLGGNEPAVSHARSTEEK, from the coding sequence ATGCAGCGTCATCTCATCTCGGCCGCCGACCTCACCCGCGACGACGCCGTCCTGATCCTCGACACCGCCGAGGAGATGGCCCGGGTCGCCGACCGGCCCATCAAGAAACTGCCGACCCTGCGCGGCCGCACCATCGTCAACCTCTTCTTCGAGGACTCCACGCGCACGCGCATCTCCTTCGAGGCCGCCGAGAAGCGCCTCTCCGCGGACGTCATCAACTTCTCCGCCAAGGGATCGTCGGTGTCCAAGGGCGAGTCCCTGAAGGACACCGCCCAGACGCTGGAGGCCATGGGCGTCGACGCGGTCGTCATCCGGCACGGCGCCTCCGGCGCGCCCTACCGCCTGGCCACCTCCGGCTGGATCGACGCGGTCGTCGTCAACGCCGGGGACGGCACCCACCAGCACCCCACCCAGGCCCTCCTGGACGCCTTCACCATGCGGCGCCGACTCGTCGGCCGGGACGCCGGGCTCGGCCAGGACCTCGCCGGCAAGCGCATCACCATCGTCGGTGACGTGCTGCACAGCCGGGTCGCCCGCTCCAACGTCGACCTGCTGCACACGCTCGGCGCCGAGGTCACCCTGGTCGCCCCGCCCACCCTGGTGCCGGTCGGCATCGAGACCTGGCCCTGCGAGGTGTCGTACGACCTCGACAGCACGCTGCCCAAGTCCGACGCGGTGATGATGCTGCGCGTGCAGCGCGAGCGGATGAACGCCGCGTTCTTCCCGACCGAGCGCGAGTACTCGCGGCGCTACGGTCTCGACGGCGACCGCATGGCGCGGATGCCCGAGCACGCCATCGTCATGCATCCCGGCCCGATGGTCCGCGGCATGGAGATCACCGCCGAGGTCGCCGACTCGGAGCGCTGCACCGTCGTCGAACAGGTCGCCAACGGCGTGTCCATCCGGATGGCGGTCCTCTACCTGCTCCTGGGCGGCA
- the pyrR gene encoding bifunctional pyr operon transcriptional regulator/uracil phosphoribosyltransferase PyrR, whose translation MDKQDIQQDSRQADARPVLEGPDIARVLTRIAHEIVERAKGADDVVLLGIPTRGVFLAQRLAAKLEQITDRRIPVGSLDITMYRDDLRMHPPRALARTEIPGDGLDGRLVVLVDDVLFSGRTIRAALDALNDLGRPRAVQLAVLVDRGHRELPIRADYVGKNLPTSLRETVKVQLAEEDGRDTVLLGVKPAAQQ comes from the coding sequence ATGGACAAGCAGGACATTCAGCAGGACTCCCGGCAAGCCGATGCGCGGCCCGTGCTCGAAGGCCCCGACATCGCGCGGGTACTGACCCGTATCGCCCACGAGATCGTCGAACGCGCCAAGGGCGCCGACGACGTGGTGCTGCTCGGCATCCCGACCCGCGGCGTCTTCCTCGCCCAGCGGCTCGCCGCCAAGCTCGAGCAGATCACCGACCGCAGGATTCCGGTCGGTTCCCTCGACATCACGATGTACCGCGACGACCTGCGCATGCACCCGCCGCGTGCGCTGGCCCGCACCGAGATCCCCGGTGACGGTCTGGACGGCAGGCTGGTCGTCCTCGTCGACGACGTGCTCTTCTCCGGCCGCACCATCCGCGCGGCCCTCGACGCGCTGAACGATCTCGGGCGACCGCGCGCGGTCCAGCTCGCGGTCCTCGTCGACCGCGGCCACCGGGAACTGCCCATCCGCGCCGACTACGTCGGCAAGAACCTCCCCACGTCGTTGCGGGAGACGGTCAAGGTCCAGCTCGCCGAGGAGGACGGTCGCGACACCGTGCTGCTCGGTGTGAAGCCGGCCGCCCAGCAGTAG
- the bldD gene encoding transcriptional regulator BldD has protein sequence MSSEYAKQLGAKLRAIRTQQGLSLHGVEEKSQGRWKAVVVGSYERGDRAVTVQRLAELADFYGVPVQELLPGTTPGGAAEPPPKLVLDLERLAHVPVEKAGPLQRYAATIQSQRGDYNGKVLSIRQDDLRTLAVIYDQSPSVLTEQLISWGVLDADARRAVSHEDA, from the coding sequence ATGTCCAGCGAATACGCCAAACAGCTCGGGGCCAAGCTCCGGGCGATCCGCACCCAGCAGGGCCTTTCCCTCCACGGTGTCGAGGAGAAGTCCCAGGGACGCTGGAAGGCGGTCGTGGTCGGTTCGTACGAGCGCGGCGACCGCGCCGTGACCGTCCAGCGCCTTGCCGAGCTGGCGGACTTCTACGGCGTCCCCGTGCAGGAACTGCTGCCGGGCACCACTCCGGGCGGCGCCGCGGAGCCGCCGCCGAAGCTGGTCCTGGACCTGGAGCGACTGGCCCACGTGCCGGTCGAGAAGGCGGGCCCCCTTCAGCGGTACGCGGCCACCATCCAGTCGCAGCGCGGTGACTACAACGGAAAGGTGCTGTCGATCCGCCAGGACGACCTGCGCACGCTCGCCGTCATCTACGACCAGTCGCCCTCGGTCCTGACCGAGCAGCTGATCAGCTGGGGCGTCCTGGACGCGGACGCGCGTCGCGCGGTTTCCCACGAGGACGCCTGA
- the nusB gene encoding transcription antitermination factor NusB yields MAARNTARKRAFQILFEGDQREVDVLTVLADWIRLSRADTRQPPVSEYTMQLVEGYAGYARRIDELISQYSVGWTLDRMPVVDRNILRLGAYELIWADETPDAVVLDEMVQLAKEFSTDESPSFVNGLLGRFKELKPSLRRE; encoded by the coding sequence GTGGCTGCTCGCAACACGGCCCGCAAGCGCGCCTTCCAGATCCTCTTCGAGGGCGACCAGCGCGAAGTCGACGTCCTGACAGTCCTCGCGGACTGGATCCGGCTCTCCCGGGCCGACACCCGGCAGCCGCCGGTCAGCGAGTACACGATGCAGTTGGTCGAGGGCTACGCGGGGTACGCGCGGCGCATCGACGAGCTGATCTCGCAGTACTCGGTCGGCTGGACGCTGGACCGGATGCCCGTCGTCGACCGCAACATCCTGCGTCTCGGCGCCTACGAGCTGATCTGGGCCGACGAGACCCCGGACGCGGTCGTCCTGGACGAGATGGTGCAGCTGGCGAAGGAGTTCTCCACCGACGAGTCGCCGTCGTTCGTCAACGGGCTGCTCGGCCGGTTCAAGGAACTCAAGCCGTCTCTGCGTCGCGAATAG
- the efp gene encoding elongation factor P, whose amino-acid sequence MASTNDLKNGLVLKLEGGQLWSVVEFQHVKPGKGPAFVRTKLKNVLSGKVVDKTFNAGVKVETATVDKRDMQFSYMDGEYFVFMDMETYDQLMVDRKAVGDAANFLIEGFTATVAQHEGEVLFVELPAAVELVVQETEPGLQGDRSTGGTKPATLETGHQINVPLFITTGEKIKVDTRTSDYLGRVNS is encoded by the coding sequence GTGGCTTCCACGAACGACCTCAAGAACGGCCTGGTGCTCAAGCTCGAAGGCGGCCAGCTCTGGTCCGTCGTCGAGTTCCAGCACGTCAAGCCCGGCAAGGGCCCGGCCTTCGTGCGCACCAAGCTGAAGAACGTGCTTTCCGGCAAGGTCGTCGACAAGACGTTCAACGCCGGCGTCAAGGTCGAGACGGCCACTGTCGACAAGCGCGACATGCAGTTCTCGTACATGGACGGCGAGTACTTCGTCTTCATGGACATGGAGACCTACGACCAGCTGATGGTCGACCGCAAGGCCGTCGGCGACGCCGCCAACTTCCTGATCGAGGGCTTCACGGCCACCGTCGCGCAGCACGAGGGCGAGGTGCTCTTCGTCGAGCTGCCGGCCGCCGTCGAGCTCGTCGTGCAGGAGACCGAGCCCGGCCTTCAGGGCGACCGCTCCACCGGTGGCACCAAGCCCGCCACCCTGGAGACCGGTCACCAGATCAACGTCCCGCTCTTCATCACCACCGGTGAGAAGATCAAGGTCGACACCCGCACCAGCGACTACCTCGGCCGGGTGAACAGCTAA
- a CDS encoding aminopeptidase P family protein: MSEVYASRRTRLRERCNASGSATALISRPANVRYLAGAAPRGAVLLLGRREDLLVCADPPDDRPNEGRPDETLRVHSLRRSGGDPAVAAVDLLVGEGGDSLAVEEHHLTVARHRALRSVAPGLRLADLGGAVEQLRVVKDEEEISCLRIGAEIADQALGELLESILVGRTERHLALELERRLVDHGADGPAFATSVATGPNSGRRGHRPTDRRVEEGDFLSVCLGASYRGYRCEIGRTFVIGTSPADWQIELYDLVFAAQRAGREALAPGAAFRDVDRAARHILDSAGHSEGLHALTGHGVGLEIEEDPQLSPAAMGKLDACVPVTVEPGVHLPGRGGVRIDDTLVVRPEADGGPELLTITTKELLAL, translated from the coding sequence ATGTCAGAGGTCTACGCGTCCCGCCGCACCCGGCTGAGAGAACGCTGCAACGCGAGCGGCAGCGCCACCGCGCTGATCTCCCGCCCCGCCAACGTGAGATACCTCGCGGGTGCGGCGCCGCGCGGCGCCGTCCTGCTGCTGGGCAGACGTGAGGATCTGCTCGTCTGCGCGGACCCGCCCGACGACCGCCCGAACGAGGGCCGGCCGGACGAAACCCTGCGCGTCCACTCCCTGCGCCGTTCCGGCGGCGATCCCGCGGTCGCCGCAGTGGACCTCCTGGTGGGCGAGGGCGGCGACTCCCTCGCGGTGGAGGAGCATCACCTCACGGTGGCCCGCCACCGCGCCCTGCGCTCCGTCGCACCCGGGCTGCGCCTCGCCGACCTGGGCGGCGCGGTCGAGCAGCTCAGGGTGGTGAAGGACGAGGAGGAGATCTCCTGTCTGCGGATCGGCGCCGAGATCGCCGACCAGGCCCTGGGGGAGCTGCTGGAGTCCATCCTGGTGGGCCGTACGGAACGGCACCTCGCCCTCGAACTGGAACGGCGGCTCGTCGACCACGGTGCCGACGGTCCCGCGTTCGCCACCTCGGTCGCCACCGGTCCGAACTCCGGCCGGCGCGGCCACCGGCCCACCGACCGGCGGGTGGAGGAGGGCGACTTCCTCTCCGTCTGCCTGGGGGCGAGCTACCGCGGCTACCGCTGCGAGATCGGCCGCACCTTCGTGATCGGCACATCCCCCGCCGACTGGCAGATCGAGCTGTACGACCTCGTCTTCGCTGCCCAGCGGGCCGGACGAGAGGCCCTGGCACCCGGTGCCGCCTTCCGGGACGTGGACCGCGCGGCCCGCCACATCCTGGACTCCGCGGGGCACTCCGAGGGCCTCCACGCGCTCACCGGGCACGGTGTCGGACTGGAAATCGAAGAGGACCCGCAGTTGTCTCCCGCGGCCATGGGTAAACTGGACGCTTGCGTGCCGGTCACCGTCGAACCGGGGGTCCACCTCCCGGGCCGGGGCGGTGTCCGGATCGATGACACGCTCGTCGTGCGCCCCGAGGCGGACGGCGGACCCGAGCTACTCACCATCACGACCAAGGAGCTGCTCGCCCTCTAG
- a CDS encoding Pro-rich N-terminal domain-containing protein: MQHAVGSPLPPPHQPGGAPQQQPGYLGAPTGPVPPAPQPAVPPVPPPPAPQHAPVPQGTEPTGHVPLPPGGPVPMPSAPPAPTVPDPTATTLAVLLIGPAGAGKTSVAKFWADHRRVPTAHVSLDDVREWVRSGFADPQSGWNDHSEAQYRLARRTCGFAARNFLANGISCILDDAIFPDRPAVGLGGWKRHVGPGLLPVVLLPGLEVVLERNAARSGNRRLSDEEVARIHGRMAGWYGSGLPIIDNSQLDVPTTARVLDDVLARAIASPPKW, encoded by the coding sequence ATGCAGCACGCAGTGGGTTCTCCGCTGCCGCCGCCCCATCAGCCGGGCGGCGCCCCCCAGCAGCAGCCGGGGTACCTCGGCGCCCCCACGGGCCCGGTGCCGCCCGCGCCCCAGCCGGCGGTCCCGCCCGTGCCGCCGCCGCCCGCCCCGCAGCACGCTCCGGTCCCGCAGGGCACCGAGCCCACCGGACACGTCCCGCTGCCGCCCGGCGGGCCCGTCCCCATGCCCAGCGCGCCGCCCGCCCCGACCGTCCCCGACCCGACGGCCACGACGCTGGCGGTGCTGCTGATCGGCCCGGCGGGCGCCGGGAAGACGAGCGTCGCCAAGTTCTGGGCCGACCACCGCCGGGTGCCCACCGCCCATGTGAGTCTCGACGACGTACGGGAATGGGTCCGCTCGGGCTTCGCCGACCCGCAGTCGGGGTGGAACGACCATTCCGAGGCCCAGTACCGGCTGGCCCGCCGCACCTGCGGCTTCGCCGCCCGCAACTTCCTGGCCAACGGCATCTCGTGCATCCTGGACGACGCGATCTTCCCCGACCGCCCGGCCGTGGGCCTGGGCGGCTGGAAACGGCACGTGGGGCCGGGCCTGCTGCCCGTCGTGCTCCTGCCCGGACTCGAAGTGGTCCTGGAGCGCAACGCCGCACGCTCCGGAAACCGCCGCCTCAGCGACGAGGAGGTGGCCCGGATCCATGGCCGCATGGCCGGCTGGTACGGCTCCGGCCTCCCCATCATCGACAACTCCCAACTGGACGTCCCCACGACCGCGAGGGTTCTGGACGACGTGCTGGCCAGGGCGATCGCGAGCCCTCCGAAGTGGTAG
- the aroB gene encoding 3-dehydroquinate synthase — protein sequence MSSESVTRIRVGGSAGSEPYEVLVGRQLLGELGGLIGERSRTGTAKRVAVIHPEALAGTGDALRADLAEQGYEAVAIQVPNAEEAKTAEVAAYCWKALGQSGFTRSDVVVGVGGGSTTDLAGFVAATWLRGVRWIAVPTTVLAMVDAAVGGKTGINTAEGKNLVGSFHPPAGVLCDLAALDSLPVNDYVSGLAEIIKAGFIADPAILDLIESDPEAARTPTGPHTAELIERSIRVKADVVSSDLKESGLREILNYGHTLAHAIEKNERYKWRHGAAVSVGMHFAAELGRLAGRLDDATADRHRTILQSVGLPLHYRYDQWPKLLENMKVDKKSRGDLLRFIVLDGLAKPNVLEGPDPAVLLAAYGEVGE from the coding sequence ATGAGCAGCGAGTCCGTAACGCGGATCCGGGTCGGCGGCAGCGCGGGCTCGGAGCCGTACGAGGTCCTGGTCGGCCGTCAGCTGCTGGGCGAGCTCGGCGGGCTGATCGGCGAGCGAAGCCGGACGGGGACGGCCAAGCGGGTCGCGGTGATCCACCCCGAGGCACTCGCCGGTACCGGGGACGCGCTCCGCGCCGATCTGGCCGAACAGGGCTACGAGGCCGTCGCCATCCAGGTGCCCAACGCCGAGGAGGCCAAGACCGCCGAGGTCGCCGCCTACTGCTGGAAGGCGCTCGGCCAGTCCGGGTTCACCCGCAGCGACGTCGTCGTGGGCGTCGGCGGGGGCTCGACCACCGACCTGGCCGGGTTCGTCGCCGCGACCTGGCTGCGCGGGGTGCGCTGGATCGCCGTCCCGACGACCGTGCTGGCCATGGTCGACGCGGCCGTCGGCGGCAAGACCGGCATCAACACCGCCGAGGGCAAGAACCTGGTCGGTTCCTTCCACCCGCCGGCCGGTGTGCTGTGCGACCTGGCCGCGCTGGACTCCCTGCCGGTCAACGACTACGTCTCCGGGCTCGCCGAGATCATCAAGGCCGGCTTCATCGCCGACCCGGCGATCCTCGACCTGATCGAGTCCGACCCCGAGGCGGCCCGCACCCCGACGGGCCCGCACACCGCCGAGCTCATCGAGCGTTCCATCAGGGTCAAGGCGGACGTCGTGTCGTCGGACCTGAAGGAGTCGGGCCTGCGGGAGATCCTCAACTACGGTCACACGCTGGCGCACGCCATCGAGAAGAACGAGCGCTACAAGTGGCGGCACGGCGCCGCCGTGTCGGTGGGCATGCACTTCGCCGCCGAACTGGGCCGCCTGGCGGGCCGGCTGGACGACGCGACGGCCGACCGCCACCGCACGATCCTGCAGTCGGTGGGGCTGCCGCTGCACTACCGCTACGACCAGTGGCCCAAGCTGCTGGAGAACATGAAGGTCGACAAGAAGTCCCGCGGCGACCTGCTGCGGTTCATCGTCCTGGACGGCCTCGCCAAGCCGAACGTCCTCGAGGGCCCCGACCCGGCCGTCCTGCTGGCCGCGTACGGCGAGGTGGGCGAGTAA
- a CDS encoding shikimate kinase has translation MSGPLVVLVGPMGVGKSTVGQLLAERLGVGYRDTDDDIVTEAGRSIAEIFVDEGEETFRAVEKRAVRRALAEHDGVLALGGGSVLDADTRALLAGQRVVYLAMDVEEAVKRTGLNTARPLLAVNPRKQWRELMDARRHLYEGVATAVVTTDGRTPEEVTQVALDALELKEA, from the coding sequence ATGAGCGGGCCGCTGGTCGTCCTCGTCGGCCCCATGGGCGTCGGCAAGTCCACCGTCGGGCAGCTGCTCGCCGAGCGCCTCGGCGTCGGCTACCGGGACACCGACGACGACATCGTCACCGAGGCGGGCCGCAGCATCGCGGAGATCTTCGTCGACGAGGGCGAGGAGACCTTCCGCGCGGTCGAGAAGCGGGCCGTGCGGCGCGCGCTCGCCGAGCACGACGGCGTGCTGGCGCTCGGCGGCGGCTCGGTCCTGGACGCGGACACCCGCGCGCTGCTGGCCGGGCAGCGCGTGGTCTACCTGGCGATGGACGTCGAGGAAGCCGTCAAGCGCACCGGCCTGAACACGGCGCGCCCGCTGCTCGCCGTCAATCCGCGCAAGCAGTGGCGTGAGCTGATGGACGCCCGTCGCCATCTCTACGAGGGCGTCGCCACCGCGGTCGTGACCACGGACGGCCGTACGCCCGAAGAGGTCACCCAAGTGGCCTTGGACGCTTTGGAGTTGAAGGAAGCATGA
- the aroC gene encoding chorismate synthase, which produces MSRLRWLTAGESHGPALVATLEGLPAGVPITTEMVADHLARRRLGYGRGARMKFERDEITFLGGVRHGLTMGSPVAVMVGNTEWPKWEQVMAADPVDPEILAGLARNAPLTRPRPGHADLAGMQKYGFDEARPILERASARETAARVALGAVARSYLKETAGIEIVSHVVELAAAKAPYGVLPTPADVEKLDADPVRCLDADASKAMVAEIDQAHKDGDTLGGVVEVLAYDVPVGLGSHVHWDRRLDARLAAGLMGIQAIKGVEVGDGFDLARVPGSKAHDEIVTTPEGIRRTSGRSGGTEGGLTTGELLRVRAAMKPIATVPRALRTVDVATGEATQAHHQRSDVCAVPAAGIVAEAMVALVLADAVAEKFGGDSVTETRRNVRSYLDSLHIR; this is translated from the coding sequence TTGAGCAGGCTGCGTTGGCTGACCGCGGGGGAGTCCCACGGTCCCGCACTTGTCGCGACGCTGGAGGGCCTTCCCGCCGGCGTGCCGATCACCACCGAGATGGTCGCCGACCACCTCGCGCGGCGACGGCTCGGCTATGGGCGTGGTGCGCGCATGAAGTTCGAGCGCGACGAGATCACCTTCCTCGGCGGTGTCCGGCACGGCCTGACCATGGGCTCTCCGGTCGCCGTCATGGTGGGCAACACCGAGTGGCCGAAGTGGGAACAGGTGATGGCGGCCGACCCGGTCGACCCGGAGATCCTGGCCGGCCTCGCCCGCAACGCCCCGCTCACCCGCCCGCGCCCCGGCCACGCCGACCTCGCCGGGATGCAGAAGTACGGCTTCGACGAGGCCCGGCCGATCCTGGAGCGCGCCTCCGCGCGGGAGACGGCTGCCCGGGTCGCGCTGGGCGCGGTCGCCCGGTCGTACCTGAAGGAGACGGCCGGCATCGAGATCGTCTCGCACGTCGTCGAGCTGGCCGCCGCGAAGGCGCCCTACGGCGTCCTGCCGACCCCCGCGGACGTCGAGAAGCTGGACGCGGACCCGGTCCGCTGCCTGGACGCCGACGCGTCGAAGGCGATGGTCGCGGAGATCGACCAGGCCCACAAGGACGGCGACACCCTCGGCGGCGTCGTCGAGGTGCTCGCGTACGACGTCCCGGTCGGCCTCGGCTCGCACGTGCACTGGGACCGCCGGCTGGACGCCCGCCTCGCCGCGGGCCTGATGGGCATCCAGGCGATCAAGGGCGTCGAGGTCGGCGACGGCTTCGACCTCGCGCGCGTGCCGGGTTCGAAGGCGCACGACGAGATCGTCACCACGCCCGAGGGCATCCGGCGTACGAGCGGCCGCTCCGGCGGCACCGAGGGCGGACTGACCACCGGCGAGCTGCTGCGCGTGCGCGCGGCGATGAAGCCGATCGCTACCGTGCCGCGGGCCCTGCGCACGGTGGACGTCGCCACGGGCGAGGCCACCCAGGCCCACCACCAGCGCTCCGACGTGTGCGCGGTCCCGGCCGCCGGGATCGTCGCCGAGGCGATGGTCGCGCTGGTGCTCGCGGACGCGGTGGCGGAGAAGTTCGGTGGCGACAGCGTCACCGAGACCCGCCGCAACGTGCGGTCGTACCTCGACAGCCTGCACATCCGATGA
- a CDS encoding shikimate dehydrogenase, with amino-acid sequence MPARATDARRAAVLGSPVVHSLSPVLHRAAYEALELTGWTYDRFEVDEAALPGFVAGLGAEWAGLSLTMPLKRAVIPLLDGISETAASVEAVNTLVFTEDGRRLGDNTDIPGMVAALRERGVEQVDSAAILGAGATASSALAALARVCTGEIVAYARSAARAAEMRQWAERLDVEIRIADWADAADALRFPLVVATTPAGATDALAASVPERPATLFDVLYDPWPTRLAARWSMYGGAVVSGLDLLVHQAVLQVEQMTGRVPAPVEAMRTAGEHALAARGASHHP; translated from the coding sequence ATGCCAGCACGGGCAACTGACGCCCGCCGGGCCGCGGTACTGGGCAGCCCCGTCGTCCACTCCCTCTCCCCGGTGCTGCACCGCGCCGCGTACGAGGCACTGGAACTCACCGGCTGGACGTACGACCGATTCGAGGTCGACGAGGCGGCCCTGCCCGGCTTCGTCGCCGGGCTCGGCGCCGAATGGGCCGGGCTCTCGCTGACCATGCCGCTGAAGCGGGCGGTCATCCCGCTGCTCGACGGGATCAGCGAGACGGCGGCCTCCGTCGAGGCGGTCAACACCCTCGTGTTCACCGAGGACGGCCGCCGGCTCGGCGACAACACGGATATCCCCGGCATGGTCGCCGCCCTGCGTGAGCGGGGTGTCGAGCAGGTCGACTCGGCCGCGATCCTTGGCGCCGGCGCCACCGCGTCCTCCGCCCTGGCCGCCCTGGCCCGGGTCTGCACCGGCGAGATCGTCGCCTATGCCCGCAGCGCGGCCCGCGCCGCCGAGATGCGGCAGTGGGCCGAGCGGCTGGACGTCGAGATCCGGATCGCCGACTGGGCGGACGCCGCCGACGCGCTGCGCTTCCCGCTGGTCGTCGCGACCACCCCGGCCGGGGCCACGGACGCCCTCGCCGCCTCGGTGCCGGAGCGCCCCGCCACCCTGTTCGACGTGCTCTACGACCCGTGGCCGACCCGGCTGGCCGCCCGCTGGTCCATGTACGGCGGCGCGGTCGTCAGCGGCCTCGACCTGCTCGTGCACCAGGCGGTCCTCCAGGTGGAGCAGATGACGGGCCGGGTCCCGGCGCCGGTGGAGGCCATGCGCACGGCGGGCGAGCACGCCCTCGCCGCTCGCGGAGCCTCGCACCACCCGTGA
- the mltG gene encoding endolytic transglycosylase MltG: protein MTEYGRGSGSEPWHPEDPLYGDGGWEGQQAPTGHQPAYGGRPQHHPYPQQPDQPQEYGDWSQGQAQQYDQQHYGQQQYDPQYQGYDQQQYAAQDQQYAHQNQQAYHDGYQEGGWDGTGTHAHVPYAADPGDPYGQQAAAYGAEQPDFYGTPEAYPPPEPPARRRAEPAPEAESEQKPDWDPGPDQGEHAFFAGGGAEDDEDDDEPEGRGDRRGRGGKGTKSKKSKKSRSGCACLVVVLVFGGGIAGVGYFGYDYYQNRYGAAPDFAGDGTKQTVSVQVPKGSGGAAIGRLLKDAGVVKSVDAFVSAITNNPEGGGIQAGAYILRKEMSAKSAVEMMLDPASQANVIVPPGQRNVAVYKAIDTKLGLASGATRKVAESQYKTLGLPAWANSSEDIKDPLEGFLFPGTYAAAKGMKPEAVLKSMVAHANEVYGEYDLEAKAKTLKLESPLQVITVASLVQAEGKTHDDYRKMAEVVYNRLKPTNDQTNQLLQFDSTFNYLKGESKIHISESEINSNKDPYNTYTNRGLTPGPIGNPGEDALKATMNPTTDGWIYFVATDGESNTEFAKTYAEFQRLKDKFDASTGN from the coding sequence ATGACTGAGTATGGCCGGGGCTCTGGCTCCGAACCGTGGCATCCGGAGGACCCGTTGTACGGGGACGGCGGATGGGAAGGGCAGCAGGCCCCCACGGGCCATCAGCCTGCCTACGGCGGCCGGCCACAGCACCACCCCTACCCGCAACAGCCGGACCAGCCGCAGGAGTACGGCGACTGGAGCCAGGGACAGGCGCAGCAGTACGACCAGCAGCACTACGGTCAGCAGCAGTACGACCCGCAGTACCAGGGTTACGACCAGCAGCAGTACGCCGCTCAGGACCAGCAGTACGCCCACCAGAACCAGCAGGCGTACCACGACGGGTATCAGGAGGGCGGCTGGGACGGCACGGGCACCCATGCCCACGTCCCCTACGCTGCCGACCCGGGTGACCCCTACGGGCAGCAGGCCGCGGCCTACGGCGCCGAACAACCCGACTTCTACGGCACTCCGGAGGCGTACCCACCGCCGGAGCCGCCCGCCCGGCGGCGCGCCGAGCCGGCGCCGGAAGCCGAGTCCGAGCAGAAACCCGACTGGGACCCGGGACCCGATCAGGGTGAGCACGCCTTCTTCGCGGGCGGCGGGGCCGAGGACGACGAGGACGACGACGAGCCGGAGGGCCGGGGCGACCGGCGGGGCCGGGGCGGCAAGGGCACGAAGAGCAAGAAGAGCAAGAAGAGCCGCAGCGGCTGCGCCTGCCTGGTGGTCGTGCTGGTGTTCGGCGGTGGCATCGCGGGCGTCGGGTATTTCGGCTACGACTACTACCAGAATCGTTACGGCGCGGCTCCGGACTTCGCAGGCGACGGCACCAAGCAGACCGTGAGCGTCCAGGTGCCCAAGGGCTCCGGCGGCGCCGCCATCGGCCGACTGCTGAAGGACGCGGGCGTCGTCAAGAGCGTGGACGCGTTCGTCTCCGCTATCACGAACAATCCCGAAGGGGGCGGCATCCAGGCGGGTGCGTACATCCTGAGGAAGGAGATGTCCGCGAAGAGCGCTGTGGAGATGATGCTCGACCCGGCGAGCCAGGCCAATGTGATCGTCCCTCCGGGCCAGCGGAACGTGGCCGTCTACAAGGCCATCGACACGAAACTCGGGCTTGCCTCCGGCGCCACCAGAAAGGTGGCGGAGAGCCAGTACAAGACGCTGGGCCTGCCCGCCTGGGCGAACAGCAGCGAGGACATCAAGGACCCGTTGGAGGGTTTCCTCTTCCCGGGGACGTACGCCGCGGCCAAGGGCATGAAGCCCGAGGCGGTCCTGAAGTCGATGGTCGCCCACGCCAACGAGGTGTACGGCGAGTACGACCTCGAGGCCAAGGCCAAGACGCTCAAGCTGGAAAGCCCGCTGCAGGTCATCACGGTCGCCAGCCTCGTCCAGGCCGAGGGCAAGACGCACGACGACTACCGCAAGATGGCGGAGGTCGTCTACAACCGGCTCAAGCCGACGAACGACCAGACCAATCAGTTGCTCCAGTTCGACTCGACCTTCAATTACCTGAAGGGCGAGAGCAAGATCCATATCAGCGAGTCCGAGATCAACAGCAACAAGGACCCGTACAACACCTACACCAACAGGGGTCTGACGCCGGGACCGATCGGCAATCCCGGTGAGGACGCGTTGAAGGCCACGATGAATCCGACCACCGACGGGTGGATCTATTTCGTGGCGACCGACGGCGAGAGCAATACCGAATTCGCCAAGACCTACGCGGAATTCCAGAGACTCAAGGACAAGTTCGATGCCAGCACGGGCAACTGA